The genomic segment AGGTCGGCGACGGCGCCGCCCGCGCCCTGCACCCGGTGGGCACGCTCGCCGAGCTCACCGACGTCGACGCCCTCCCCGACGGCCGCTACGACGTGCAGACCGTCGGCACCCGGCGCTTCCGGCTGCTGTCGGTCGACGACGACTCGGGCCGCCCCGACGCCGCCGTGCCGTACCTGCGCGGCGAGGTCGAGGTGCTCGACGAGCCGGTGGGCGACACCGCGGACCTGCTGGCCGGCTCGGTCCGGGCGGCGTTCGAGCGCTACCGGGCGACGCTGCGCGGAGCCGACAGCGTGCTGCCGCGCGACCCGTCGTTCCTGTCGTACACGGTGGCGGCCAACATGCTGCTGGACCTCGCCGACAAGCAGCGGCTGCTCGAGGCGGCGGACACCTCGGCCCGGCTGCGGCTCGCGCTGCGGCTGCTCGCCCGCGAGGACGTCCTGCTGCGGCTGCTGCGCGCGGTCCCCGCGACCGACGCCGTCCGACGGGTGCCCGGGCTCAACTGACCCCGCGCGCCCCCGGCCCGGTCGTCGCTGTCCCTCAGCCGGCGTGGTCCGGTCGGTCCTTGGTGAGGCGGACCAGGGGTACGGCGGGCTCGGCCGGCGCACCGGCGCCGGGGCTCGCGGCGTCGACAACCGGTCCACCACCGGGCGCCGGGCCGCCGTCGGCCGGGTCGGTGCGGGTGAGCGCCTGCCAGGCCAGCTCCCGGAGCGTGTCGACGGCGACCAGCACCCCGACCCCCAGCGGCCACAGCAGGCACCCGGCCACGACCGCGAGGCTCATGCGCGGGCGGGTCAGCTCCTCGACCGCCTCCGGGCGCACCCCGGGCACCTCCAGCGGGACCGCGGCCGACAGCGCGGCGCCGGTGAGCCAGGCCAGGACCGCGGCGACCAGCCCGCCGACGAGCAGGCCGACGAGCCTCGCCACGCCCCGCTCGTCGTGCTCGTCCTCGCGCGCCAGCACCCACCAGACGCCGCCGACCGCGCCGGCGAGCAGGCACGCCAGCGCGAAGCCGGCGTCGGCCGCGCCCACGGACTGCACGAGGTCGAGGTAGCTGGTGCCCCGCCCGCCGGCGCCGCCGAGCGCGGTCGCCCACCAGCCGAGCCCGACGACCGGTCCGGCCGCGAGCGACAACAGGGCCGCCCGCAGCGCGACCCGGCGCGGGCTGCGCCGCTGGCGACGGCTGGCGGCGCGGGGGCGGCGCCACTCCTCCGGAGTCCCGCTCACCCCAGGCACGCGGGGCCGAGCAGGGCCTTGAGGTCGCCGAAGAGCGCCGGGGTCACGGTCACCCGCAGGCCCTCGTCCAGGCGCATGAGGGTGTCCCGGCCGGGCTGCTGCAGCCGGAGCCGGACCTCGGTGGTGCCCGGGTGGGTGTCGAGGACGCCCTTGAGCCGCTCGACGACGACCGGGGTGCAGCGGGCGAGGTCCATCTGGATCGTGACGGGCCCGTCGGTGCTGGCGTCGATGTCGGGCAGCGTGATCTCGGTGGCGCGCACGCTCACGCCGTCGTCGCCGCGGTTGAGGTCGCCCTTGACGACCACCACCACGTCCTCGCCGAGCACCGGGCCGGCGATCTCGTACTGGCTGGGGAAGACGAGCACCTCCACCGAGCCGGCGAGGTCCTCCACGGTGACGATGGCCCACGTCTTGCCGGCCTTGGAGATCTTGCGCTGCACGCCCGTGACCAGGCCGGCGATGGTCACCTTCGCCCGGTCCTCGTACCGCTCGTCGGTCGCCAGCTGCGCGATGGTCACGTCGGCGAGCCGGGCCAGGACGCCTTCGATCCCGCTCAGCGGGTGGTCGGAGACGTAGAGCCCGAGCATGGAGCGCTCGCGGGACAGCAGCTCCTTCTTGTCCCACTCGGGCAGGTCGGGCACGACGACGCTGACACCGGTCGCGATGTCGTCCTCGCCGGGCGGGCCGTCGCCCATGAGCGAGGCGAACAGGTCGAACTGCCCGTCGGCCTGCTTCCGCTTGAGCGCGACCGCCTCGTCGACCGCGTCCTCGAGCACGGCCGTCAGCGCCCTACGGGTGTGGCCCATCCCGTCGAACGCGCCCGCCGCGACGAGGGACTCCACGGTCCGCTTGTTGCACACCGGCGCGGGCACCTTGTCGAGGAAGTCCCGGAAGTCCGCGTACGGGCCCTTCTCGGCGCGCGCGGCGACGACCAGGTCGACGACCGCGCCGCCGACGTTGCGCACCGCCTCCAGGCCGAAGCGGATGGAGCCGCCGACCGGGGTGTAGTCCCGGTCGGAGGTGTTGACGTCCGGCGGGAGCACCTCGATGCCCATCCGCCGGCACTCCTGCAGGTAGATCGCCGACTTGTCCTTGTCGTCGCGGACCGACGTCAGCAGGGCGGCCATGTACTCGGCCGGGTAGTTGGCCTTGAGGTAGGCCGTCCAGTAGCTGACCAGGCCGTACGCCGCGGAGTGCGCCTTGTTGAAGGCGTAGTCGGAGAACGGGACGAGGATGTCCCACAGCGTCTTGATCGACTCGTCGGAGTAGCCGTTGTCCTTCATGCCGTCGCGGAAGCCGACGTACTCCGCGTCGAGGACCTCGCGCTTCTTCTTGCCCATGGCCCGTCGCAGCAGGTCGGCCTTGCCGAGCGAGTAGCCGGCCAGGCGCTGGGCGATCGCCATCACCTGCTCCTGGTAGACGATGAGGCCGTACGTCGTCCCGAGGATGGGCTCGAGCGCCTCGGCCAGCTCCGGGTGCGGGTAGCTCACCGCCTGCAGGCCGTTCTTGCGCAGCGCGTAGTTGGTGTGCGAGCCCGCGCCCATCGGGCCCGGCCGGTACAGGGCACCGACGGCGGAGATGTCCTCGAAGTTGTCGGGCTTCATCTGGCGGAGCAGGGCGCGCATCGGGCCGCCGTCGAACTGGAACACCCCGAGGGTGTCGCCGCGGCCGAGCAGCTCGTAGGTGAGCGGGTCGGTCGGGTCCTTGCTGAGGGCGTCCAGGTCGACC from the Aquipuribacter hungaricus genome contains:
- a CDS encoding LON peptidase substrate-binding domain-containing protein; its protein translation is MRTTVPLFPLGTVLVPGLVLPLHVFEQRYRVLVADLLAAAETEQHFGVVAIRSGFEVGDGAARALHPVGTLAELTDVDALPDGRYDVQTVGTRRFRLLSVDDDSGRPDAAVPYLRGEVEVLDEPVGDTADLLAGSVRAAFERYRATLRGADSVLPRDPSFLSYTVAANMLLDLADKQRLLEAADTSARLRLALRLLAREDVLLRLLRAVPATDAVRRVPGLN